A single region of the Azotosporobacter soli genome encodes:
- a CDS encoding helix-turn-helix domain-containing protein — MPKGIPNQKYTGEFKLNVVETMHREKLSYREIALQFGISSHKRVSNWERIYLEEGPEGLFIERRGRGSKGRPIGLPKKTEEDLLAEVQRLRAENAYLKKLKALVLEEERQSKRRK; from the coding sequence ATGCCAAAAGGGATACCGAATCAAAAATACACTGGGGAATTTAAACTAAATGTTGTAGAAACAATGCATCGAGAGAAATTAAGTTATCGCGAGATAGCACTGCAATTTGGTATAAGTAGTCACAAGCGTGTCTCCAACTGGGAACGAATCTATCTGGAAGAGGGACCTGAGGGACTTTTCATAGAACGTCGAGGGCGTGGAAGCAAAGGTCGTCCTATCGGGTTACCAAAAAAAACAGAAGAAGACTTACTTGCTGAAGTCCAACGGCTGCGAGCGGAGAATGCCTATTTAAAAAAGTTGAAGGCCTTGGTTCTAGAAGAGGAACGCCAAAGCAAAAGGCGCAAGTGA